The genomic interval ttttcaattttgaacaTTTTGACAAAGAGATTAGAGCCTTATCCGTGATGCTAGTACAATAGGATGTGTTTAATATCTCAAGGCCAGGGCAACCGCCAGCAATTGCTGAAATGCCCACATCAGTTACTCCTGTagatctgaaaaaaaaaaaaaaacaaaaaaagaacatGATGACAACGAACAAAAAAGCTCTTGCTTGTATGCTTccacatttatttaatatttcaattttatacaaGATTACCATACTGAGACAAATTATATAtcccaaaattttattttaaacttgaatCACAAACCTGTAAAGATCCAACTCCTTTAATTTTGAGCAAAACATGCCAACATAGGTCAGTCCTCGATCAGTTATGTTCAGGCATATTCCTATTTTCAAGCTGGATAGCTTAGAACAAGAAGATATGGACATAAGACCTGCAGAGAAACAACGTAAGTAAAGCAGCTGATATGatagtaaatattttcaaagtggGGCAGATTCAAACCTTCATCGTCAATTTCATTATCTGTTAGGTCAAGCTCCTGAAGATAATGGCATTTCTGTCCAACCAAGACAAATGCTTCCTGTGGAACTAGAGTACATGACTCCATTTTCAGAGAAGTGAGACCCGTGCATGAATTTGCAATGCTGGCAATGGAAACATCAGTTATCTTGCGACAGCATGTGATGTCAAGCTTCCTTAAATCTTTTTGTTTTGACACAAGTAACGAAAGAGCTTCATCTGTAACTCCCAAACATTTGCTTAGACTTAGCTCCCTAAGTGAAACGCACAAACTTCCAATGGCCCTTAATCCTTCAGAAGTAACCGGGCATCCATCTAGTACAATTGATTGCAACATGGAAAGTTTATTTAAACCATCAACGAGATCAAGGGTGACCTGGACAATCAAATGCCAAATATTAGGTACAACTGAAATCTTCATCCACTATGttaaacaaaatatacacaGACAACAATAAATAGAGAAGGGGAAGAGGATTACAGGAGAACCATCTGCTAAAATGAGTTTCTCTAAACCTCCAGAAATGCTAGTCAGCTTCGATAGCCCCGTGTGACTTATGTTTTGACAACCTGAGATATCAAGTTTCTGCATAAGAGAATTTGTTAAATTACTAGACCAGGAAAACAAGTGTGCTCTGAAGACAAGGAAAATTaactatttacaaaattaaatagttttgaCTAACTGCAAATGACACATTGAACTTGTAAccaagttaaaagaaaatacaactACTTCtatctatgttcacattcaaCCTATTACTAAAAGGAAGaacattaaataagaaaaagctGTACGCCAATAAGTAAGTTTATGCTGAAGTTATCTTTGCCATTAAAtacataaacaataaaaagcaAGTTAGGCATCCCCATTATACCTTCAATGTCTTGCACCCTTGTTTTAAGAGATCAACACCGAGGCTGCCATCGTCAATGCCAAAGCATCCTTCAAGGACCAAATCTTCCAGAAGCTGCAATTTGAAGATTGACGGAAGACATTTCTCCGTGATCTACAGAACACAAGAAACCAACAATACTAGTTATACCCACCAGATCATTTCAAATGCCCAACTCATTCAAGAAACAGCACATTCAGAACCACTAAATCAACAGAACTTCAAAACAGCAGTTGAAACGCGGTAACCAAAGATGACATTAAACCATCACTGCTTAACAAAAGAGCCAATGAATTTAGACACCTGAATACCACttcgaaaagaaaaaattaactaaaccaccaaaatcatgttttcttattaattacTCATCTTTACTATTTTCGCCTCAGACGACATGGTTCAACACCTTTTGTTACCTTCAGCATTAAACCTCCCATCTTCCCTCCTAGCAACAACCAAATTCTAACTCTTCAACCTAccaaccaatttttttttttaggagaACACATGTATCTTTCATCTGTAACAAACCTAATCGAAACATATAGAActatttatatgtataaaactctaaaacaaccaattaatgaaaataaaatgaaaacggACATCATTcacataacaataaaaaattaataataattactgaAAAAGTTACATCTaggataaaatcattaataaataagaaagttaAATTCATTCTTAATTTGGAAATATACATAGATAAATATACGAAAACATAACATTTTACCATAATACTAACCCCgcaaattcatcaataaaataggTGTATCAGAGCgcttaaatgaaaataaattttcctttctttttaccaaaatCTGCCTCATAAAGCTAATTAAAAAAAGAGCCATTAACTGTAATTATAACTAGGTTTAagtaaactttatttgttatacCTACACAACCTATCTGGAATGCTAACAAGTAGTTTTTAAGCACAATGTACTGGTACTAAAACAGAAAGACTGCAGATATCAGAATAAATTAAGCATCTAAACCTTGTACTCAACaaaaattatagttaattaCCAAATATTACCCAATCCAATCGATTAAACCAGAAAACCTCGCTAACTAGCCACCATAATCCATAACCAGATACAATGAATGAACATcatagagaaagagagagaaatttaCAGGTAAATATGAGAGATCCAATGATGTGAGCTCCTTGCACTTAATCGCAACCAAATCCACACCCAAATCCCCAATCCCCACACACCACTTCAAGCAAATCAGCCTCAATTTCCTACACCCCACCGCAATACACCCAATCCCCATATCCGTCACCAGCTTGCATCTTGCCAGCCACAACTTCCGCAAGTTCTTCGCACGCGCCACCGCCGCGACCCCAGCATCCCTCAAGTCCGTCGCGTTCGAGAGGTCCAGCTCCACCAAATTCCCACACCGCGCGCCCACGTTCAACAGCCCGCTCCCCGTGAACCACCGCGATCGCGACAGGTCCAGCCGCCGCAGCGTCTCCCCGTACGCGCCAGCCACGAGCGCGAGCGCCCCGTCGCCTACGCGCGGGCAGAGCGAGAGATCCAGGTCCGTGACGCTCGGGTAGCGGGCAGCAAGTGCCGGAAGGTGCTCCGCCCGCAGCGGCCGCAGCGCGCGGCGGTGCCTGGCCTCCGCAGCGTAGAACGCTTTGCACGTCAGCGCGAAGGACTTCTTGTCCAGCGGCGCCGTTTCGAGAAAGTCgagaatgagaaaaatgagCTCCTCCGTCAGCACCTGGAACGGGTTGTCGTTTTGCGAGTCTGAGCGCTTTTGCCTCTTCATCGTCGATGCGGTGCGTTTCGTCCTCTTTCGTCGTTTTGGACGTTAATGGTGAGTAAGAAGAAgcgaagagaggaagaaaaagggttTTCGTTTTGCTTTGCAAGGTTGGTTGGGAGAATAACTGTTAATGCGAGATTTTATTGAACGAGTAAGGAAGACGAGGAAAGTCCACTCGGACCAAAATGCCACTACTGTTTTCTTCCCACTGCTTGCATCCTCTCTTGAAAAGACAGAAATACCCCTCTTTCTCCTCATAATTACACAAGTTAGGTCAGTGTCAAAACAAGAGTATTCCTACAACTGAAATGCAACAACATTTTATTACGTataataaaacatcaaattttcagaaaattaattaaaatagtatgACTTATTAATGACAATACATAAAacactttaaattattatagtttTAGTTACGAAATGAATAGTTAATTAAACAAGAATTCACACTTGGCATAACAGTGATTAGAGAAAAGAAGTTGGGGTATTTTGGTCGTAGGATAGAGACAGAGGGGCGCGTACGGAGAAGGACAGGTAAGGACGGAATtaataagagaaaagagagagggTATTATGGTAATTTGGCAgtctttttcttcatctaatGCAGATGACATATGGTGGAGGACTATATGAGGAAGGACAGATTCAAGTGCGGCCAGTACGAAAGGAGCCACGcactttttcatctttatttttttatttttttaaaacaaaaattaaataatgataattaattttgaaagagtaaaaaattgaaaaggaaatggagagagagaaaatttgcCGTACTTATAGATGACCTTGCATAGTACCTGCCTGACTCAGATAAGAACggttagagagagaaagaaggagTTAGGTTTTGAAAtgattgagagagagaaagagtgcGTCAAAGTTTTGCAACATGGAttgattgaaattttgaattttaaggCAAAAATTTAGGTCACGGAGGAGAAGCTTGTGGTTCGTACACGGTTCCTACATGTCATTGAAAAccactttatattattttaaccatttttattactaacTGTTGCATTAAATATGTATTTCCCGGAACCGTACATTAGTAGTAGAGTTAGGTCGTTTCCAAAGTCTTCTTCCACAAAAAGAACTACATATCATCGCATACACTTTGGGTGAAGTGCAATAACCAATCACCactacacttttatttttattatttttatcagaaAACTGATCTGAGTTAAcctaatttaacttatttattaatgagttaaaaaaaaattgtctcaaTTATGGTAAGTAAATAAGTTGATTTTCtaattcacttaattataatttttttaaaataaaaaaattacaaattttctataatttaaatctaaacaaattttatttccattcaattaattttgaaaataaaaaatttaaagaattttttcaagaaaaaaaataataaatatttttctataaaattaaaattaaattttaataaaataaaattaggtaggtgtgTTGGTGGGCTAATCTGACCCAATACGAATTCAGTCCGCATGAGCTGGATTTAAATGAGTCAGATTGAAATCTGACCAcacttaaaaaatttcaatttttcaaacccaatacTATCCTAACATGTGATAGATTGAATTGATCCAAAAATTgtgacttatttttttataactctaATTTTTATcatccttatttatttttatttttataaatcatttgtatttgtaatatattttgaaatcgTCTCAATAATAAaagtggaagaaaaaaaaattataaattcaaattttcgtAATATCTATATGAGAATTTTAAGTTTCAACTACctatgatttaatattttctgaAGCAAATAAATCCAACAAAACCTTTTTTTGAAAGATTCTAACTCTGCTAAACAACAAGCCAAGTAAGTCATTATTAATCGGTATGATCTTCACAAGAAATGTTCGtctctaaatataattttagctAGTTGTAATAAAAcgtatatttttctatttattaaaatttgtgctgcaaaatatattattaaaattcttCTGATATTTTGTGTTGACAAGTATTTTAGGTCttgaaacaaataatatttttaataaaataatgttatttgcacacatttaatctttttacgaataatacttttatttattttaaataagtatatatatatatatatatatatatatatataatataagtagCTTGTTTAAGTGTATAGGTGAaagagtaaattaaaaaatgaattgaattaattttgaaataactgagaaatgaaattagtatataaaaagttgaaaatcatcaaatttcatTTCTGAATTAATCACCATGTAAATATCCATTTAGGTTTTAAGGAAGGTATGAATATGGTAATGCAATGATTAAGTTAAAGAGGGATAAGAAAAGAACTATTTGAAGAAATGAAAGTGATGGAAGGagaaatttctaaattttgactCTAAAATACATGGTTTTTTAACttctaaaaataacataattatctatattttgttctctttctagttacattaaaaatgtatttgaatAAAGTACTATTAGGAAATTGAGAGTGAATGAAACATTGGTTTGTGGTCAACAATGTGTACCTGTGGGTAGTACTACGGATACATACTACCCTACCATATTTCCTTTCGTCCAATATTGTCAAacacttaataaatttttcctTTTGCCTTACTTCATTTTGATTATATAATAAGAGCTGCTTTGGTCCACTGTTTCCCATTCAAaccaagtattatttttttaatatatgttctcttattttaatattttgatgatatttttatctttattacattaatttgtATAGTTTGTAGCATTGTAGTAAGATGACATTTGGGGTAATAATACGTGTACAACTGGCAgtatttatctataaaaaataaCTCGGAATTTAACTCAATTGTTGAGAcattagtgcaaaaatgttTATTAGTGTCACTTGTTAGATGTCGGTTCGAGGTAAGTTTGACGTATATTGATGATCGGTGGCATTTCTGCAAATAAGTTGGTAATATAGGCGTCCGCTAGGTCGATCTCCGATGTCTATAGAattttagacgtcggtcctTCCAATTTGACGTCTATATTACTGACcgttaggtgaaaagtcatttccttCAGCATTATAGACATCGGTTCGTTGGGGTCCCGACGTATATATGACGGAAATTAATGCTGCTCACCAACctatcagacatatagacgtcgggctccTGCTAACTGATGCTTATAAGTCTGCCAGGCAGGTGAATAGTCACTATTTTCAGCCTTATAGACATCGGATCCCGCCACATTGACGAGGGCCCCGACGTTTATATAGCGAAAATTAATGATACTTaccaacctgtcagacatataaacGTCGGATCCTGCCACATATCTTAGTCAATGTTGAAGAAGAAAGACCAAGCAATGAGTTCTCCTGCATAGGTTCGAAAGAACCTTCCAAGGAACTTAGCCACGCAGCCACCATGGGAACCGAAGTTATTTTTGAGACAATTGTTGATGTACATGCAAATAACAGAAACAACAATATTAGCAACCCCAAACATAGGAACCAGCCATGATGTCCAATGGGTATCAGCTTCGGAAAGATTAAAAGACTCGTGCACAGTGTAGTTTTCCTCCGTTTTGTTGTTCTTGGTTCTCTCACCACCAGTCTCAAGATCTCTTCGGaccttaattatttttctccCTATCAAACCCAGTTTCCAagtcttaaatttttttctgtAATGATGCTTTATATCACAAAATGGAGGCAAATTTTCTCTCTCCCGGAACCCAAGGTATCGGGTCTGCAACATTGACCATAATTCTAGTTTCTCACAAAGTGGAGGCAAATTTTCTCTCTCCCAGAACCCAAGGTAGTAGGTCTGCAACACCGACCTTAATTCCACTTTCTGTCCCGCTGTCAAATCTCTCCCATACACCCACTGCATTCCTCCTGCTCCACTTTGCCCCGATCCCAAACAAGTACCCATGACTCAACATCCATTAACTTCAAAAATGTCTCGGGTTCCTCTAGCTGACGGGAAAGTGTTGGGTCCTCCTCTAATGTTACCTTCTTATCCTTTAACATATACAATTGTAGACGTCCGTTGCCTCAGGTACCGACGTTTATAATCCtaccaggtatgtgaaaagtcattcgtttTCGCCTACGAAACGTCTCATGTCTCAAAgttgacgtctatatacaacagaaatattaatttttaaatcgaatgaaGGTCAAATTAGTCGGGCGTCTGACATATTTGCTATTTTAGACGTCAATTCTGTgcacaacagacgtctaatttcttgttaaataacacTGCGAACCAATGGTTTACGAACCAATACTTTGATCGTCTTTGCGTTTTCTCTCTGCTGCTCTGCATTTCCAAGtaagtttcctctccttttaactatttaaagttgtttttattccgattaaagtaatctttgatgtattatctctcatttgaaccaattaaaatgagttttcgttgtgttttggtgcggttttttattgtgtctttgtgtagcgtagtgcaccttctccatttgctagtttcctcgtaagaaaacttgcgttttttggatttctcacgGCATTTCAATCCAAGGACGAATTTGGGTTGTTGCCTATGTCCATTCCAACCGTCAACGAAAAAATTTACGATGTATTCTCactgtattctttttcattggcggtcggaatggacctagACAACGATCCAAgtttgtctttgggttgaaataccatgagaagtccaaaagacGTAACTTTTTCTTACGaaaaaactagcaaaggaaggaggtgctactacgctaccccaAAACACGACAAAAAccgcactaaaacacaacgatcacttcatagacatcggttaatgtACAAACTGACTTCTATGATGTCTcaaagacgtcggttaatgtaatgTTTGACGGCTTTATAGACGTCCCAAGTGTTACAGACCGACGTCAAAGGTAAGATTATATGTCGGTTAGCCCATTGTTagatgtctttatagacgtcgggcttgTAACTATACAGACGTCCATATCGACGTCGTCCTTGCAAAAAAACtcacgtcccattaacgtcacccgtatagacgtcagttctggtagtgacgttaaaagttcaaaataactgacgtctaaagccTTTTCTGCACTAATGAGACCttccttcaaaatatttttgttcgTAATCACCGAAAAAGTTGAGTCATGTTTAACTAATTAGTTAAATGAATTATAATGcaaatataatgataattatgCTGAAAGTATAAtggtaattataaatataattagttgacccttttttcaaactattagtttattattaaatttagtttaacgATTATTTTAGTACTAACCAATATTATGTTGAGAACACAATGTTTAGAGATACAAGTGTTATGGTaaactaaagaatgaaaaaaaaaatcaataaatagattataatagttttaatatttactttttcatctttttagaaattatatatttttataagatttttgagttttaaagtaatttgtttctattttcatcttaaATTTATTGAGATAAAAAGAATCAACTATCACATTCATGATATTGTTACTTTTCCagttcaaaatttaagttttattatgattttatttttaaaaagagtaTTACAAgattaaatgagaaaaatatatttaaattattattattctcgaTTCTTAAGTAGTATGAAATTATTGAACAtatcaaaacaaatttattagtTAAGGTTTAGGTAATttctgaattaaaattaaaagtccTTTATTCTTATAATTGTTATACTATGTAAATTTAACATAGTATTAACTTATTGTAatgtaaaagatattatttttacttaattaaatagataaaaataaattatatcaaaaacaaataaataatttatttggtcGTAATTTCATCAAGAAATTGCTATAGTCATTTAATAGACTTAATATTTCATAGGAACAAAAAGTAACAATAatagaagaaaatagaagagattatgtgaagaagagaaggaggaaCGTGAAGGAGGATTAGCCAAAATTAACACACACTTTAAAAGATTTAGAtgatactatattttttatgttttattatataattaagtaaaataaatattttaaaatataaaaaaaaaaatatttaaaaatatatttgctccaaattatattttttcataaaaattattgtacATTATCAATGTCTTTTACTTgaaaaagatagagaaaatctcatagatattttttttgttaattgttCCCCAACTTCGCAATGGGAGCATGTCATTCTCACTAGGCTATAATTGTACAAGGGGCAAGataactttcttttttcctttttcacctTTTGGTTGGGGTTTTCTGTAGGAAGGGGATGTGAGTTCCTGCGACAAGGTAAGTATCATGGCGGTGGCGTCTTCGCGGCGTAGGGTTTGCGTTCTCATGTGGTTTCGTGACGATGATGGGTTTTGCATTTAGGATAAGGTTTAATTTGAGGTTTTTTCTGATTTTGTGATTTGGGGTCTTTTCAGGTTTTTGTCTTCCCTTTTCTCTAGTTCAACTTTGTAGAGAACcattcttcttccccttttgCTCCGACCCTAGTTTGGATTTTCACAGAAAAGGAGAGGCATGTTTCAGCAACGCAAGCATGACCTTCGTCTTCGTGGCTAttaagcccctgacaagtgtaccaaatcgttatcaagtaatataaacggtaagaccgagtatcattcccccaaaggactcttaggtcttatctttcatataaattgatttcataagacttgaaagaaagattgaatttagggttttaatgcaaagaatgaaaataaacatgcaaatgaaaatttgaatcaattggcaaagaaaagatatgtatgaatggaggtgttggggtttacaatttcatccttatccaccctcttatatctactattcttattaaattagctttattatcaatgtcatgcaactttctattttactctaaacccgatctctcggcgaaaaaagcctattaccaattactagtttaccatctctagtctccctagtaattaccaatGCATTATAGTACAGAAGCTTAAAAGCACTTGATCGTtttacccctatctctaggcagtaattcattatcaagagaattctaattagttctagatttcccccgtacgtctccgtatcgacaaaacCAAAGATCTTACCACCGACTGAGctaaacgatgtaagcattaaagcacagaaaagaaaacccaaacaattgataataaaagcatgtgaaaataataagaagtttgatacaagagtttcaaaaggatttacattgttccccaacaataaagggttcagttcaccatagacatggtgaaactagatggaattaatggaaaagatgaaagaataaaccctagatgtgataaattggagcctaagcatccaagaaaccgttccaaggagtgtagaagtgcgCTAGACGTCTTtacttgccaaaagattactctgaaggTCGCACTGAGGCTatttataatgcagaaaagtaacaaaattttggcccaggcccaacatttaggcgctcaacgcccagttgaccgctcagcggtgggcccTTTAATTgtagaccgctcagcggtggaagtGACCTTTCAGCGCTGGCCCTCAAAGACGCACGACGCTCAGCGGCAccgctcaagcgagaaacaGTGACCACCTCCTCAAAGTTGGCGTTCAACGCTGAATtgagcgctgagcggtggacctcactcttcttttgcttcttttctcatcctttcttgagtccaagtCCATCCTTCTTtacttccatccttcaattctcatcaaatcctacaaaaacaatgtaaaacaagcataatatctctaaaaaccacttttgactctcctATTACTAAACTTAAGAGTTTGaaatgattctaagctcattctaagccataaagggtgtgatttgatatcaaatttaagtataaaaataacggtttttagacagTTATCAGCGGCCATAGGGCTCGCGGTGGTGCGTCGCGACTTGGGGAAgggtttttttattcttctctacGGGTTGGGGTTTTCAATTTGTGAATTGGAATTGGGTTCTTGTTTTGTTCTCAACACATTggtgtttcattttttttttgttcttcgCGATTCTGGACTCTTGTTGGTAGTTGGTGATAATTGTGAGAGTCAAGGCAATGGAGGTGTTGATAGGTTGTAGACATGGGGGCTCACGATGACTATGGATTTTTGGTTTGACTCGCAGATTTAAAGGAGATAACGTCGCTTATCGAAGGAAGTTCGTAAAATTGCTCGTGTTGTTTGTCTTACAATTGTGTTTAGGTGTAGATTAAACCTCAATTTCACGTAATAAAATTGTACACGTCACCATGTATATTGTGTACCATGTCAGCACTCATTGACGCCGTTTATGTCCATTTAACGAAAAGGGCCTATTTGTTacacattttcaaaattgaggAACAAATTGAGACGACTTAAAACGTTAAGACTGAATTGATATTCTTGTACAAATATGACGATCATCCGAAGGTTTtaaccataaatattttttattctccaaAAAAACCTTGTGTAATACATGGAAATAGTTACGAGTGATAACTCATTtggataaaaagaatattttcataAGTTGTGTTAtgtttaagtaattaaaattatacaaacacATCTAAaactatttctaaaattttgtcGAACATATAGAAGCGAATTAAATTAGAAATGATATGGTATATTATTGTTAGGGGTAAACTATTGAACCTTGCTCAACTTCTTTCCAATTTAATGCTAAAGTCAACTTACAAGTTTACTCAAACTCTAATTGATTAACACAATAAGTCTAGATTTTCTTATTAAGAGTCAATTCCTTAAACACTTAATAAGCAAACTTTCTTTCACAACAAAGGTTTAAGGCAACTCAAGAGTCAAGTTCAATTCTTACATACAAGTTTTATTAGGTACTTTGCTTCAATTCTATATTAGGTACTTTGCTTCAATTTTATTAGGAAGTGGTGCTCAACCTTAGTGACAAATTTTCCTCTCTGTCTTTTATGTGTTGGACTTAATTCAGGTGGTGCCTAGTTGGCAGAAATCCtttaaaaatctcaattttaaccaaattttaaccttttatc from Vigna radiata var. radiata cultivar VC1973A chromosome 9, Vradiata_ver6, whole genome shotgun sequence carries:
- the LOC106774256 gene encoding F-box/LRR-repeat protein 3, translating into MKRQKRSDSQNDNPFQVLTEELIFLILDFLETAPLDKKSFALTCKAFYAAEARHRRALRPLRAEHLPALAARYPSVTDLDLSLCPRVGDGALALVAGAYGETLRRLDLSRSRWFTGSGLLNVGARCGNLVELDLSNATDLRDAGVAAVARAKNLRKLWLARCKLVTDMGIGCIAVGCRKLRLICLKWCVGIGDLGVDLVAIKCKELTSLDLSYLPITEKCLPSIFKLQLLEDLVLEGCFGIDDGSLGVDLLKQGCKTLKKLDISGCQNISHTGLSKLTSISGGLEKLILADGSPVTLDLVDGLNKLSMLQSIVLDGCPVTSEGLRAIGSLCVSLRELSLSKCLGVTDEALSLLVSKQKDLRKLDITCCRKITDVSIASIANSCTGLTSLKMESCTLVPQEAFVLVGQKCHYLQELDLTDNEIDDEGLMSISSCSKLSSLKIGICLNITDRGLTYVGMFCSKLKELDLYRSTGVTDVGISAIAGGCPGLEILNTSYCTSITDKALISLSKCSKLKTLEIRGCILVTSIGLAAIAMNCRQLSRLDVKKCYDIDDSGMIPLAHFSQNLRQINLSYSSVTDVGLLSLASISCLQSFTMLHLQGLVPGGLAAALLACGGLTKVKLHLSLRSLLPELLIRHVEARGCVFEWRDKEFQAELDPKCWKLQLEDVMQ